A genomic window from Cupriavidus metallidurans CH34 includes:
- a CDS encoding electron transfer flavoprotein subunit alpha/FixB family protein, with product MTALVIAEHDNQSIKAATLNTVTAAAQCGGDVHVLVAGSNAKAAADAAAKIAGVSKVLLADAPYFGDGLAENLAEQILAVASDYSHILAPATASGKNVLPRVAAKLDVAQLSDITKVDSPDTFERPIYAGNAIAIVKSSDKIKVITVRGTGFDAAAAEGGSASVDTIPVVADAGISQFVSREVTKSDRPELTAAKIIVSGGRGVGSGENYTKVLTPLADKLGAALGASRAAVDAGFVPNDYQVGQTGKIVAPQLYIAVGISGAIQHLAGMKDSKVIVAINKDAEAPIFSVADYGLVGDLNTVVPELVAALG from the coding sequence ATGACTGCACTCGTCATTGCTGAACACGACAATCAATCGATCAAGGCCGCCACGCTGAACACCGTGACGGCAGCTGCCCAATGCGGCGGCGATGTCCACGTGCTGGTGGCTGGCTCGAACGCCAAGGCTGCCGCCGATGCCGCCGCGAAGATCGCCGGCGTGTCGAAGGTCCTGCTGGCCGACGCACCGTACTTTGGTGACGGCCTGGCCGAGAACCTCGCCGAGCAGATTCTGGCCGTGGCCAGCGACTACTCGCACATCCTGGCTCCGGCTACCGCCTCGGGCAAGAACGTCCTGCCGCGCGTTGCCGCCAAGCTGGATGTGGCACAACTGTCGGACATCACCAAGGTCGACTCGCCCGACACGTTCGAGCGCCCGATCTACGCTGGCAACGCCATCGCCATCGTGAAGTCGTCGGACAAGATCAAGGTCATCACCGTGCGCGGTACCGGCTTCGACGCCGCCGCAGCCGAAGGTGGCTCGGCTTCCGTGGACACGATCCCGGTCGTAGCCGACGCTGGCATCTCGCAATTCGTGTCGCGTGAAGTGACCAAGAGCGATCGTCCGGAACTGACCGCCGCCAAGATCATCGTCTCGGGTGGCCGTGGCGTGGGTTCGGGTGAGAACTACACCAAGGTGCTGACGCCGCTGGCCGACAAGCTGGGCGCCGCGCTGGGCGCATCGCGCGCGGCAGTCGATGCCGGCTTCGTGCCGAACGACTACCAGGTTGGTCAGACCGGCAAGATCGTTGCCCCGCAGCTGTACATCGCCGTCGGTATCTCCGGCGCGATCCAGCATCTGGCCGGCATGAAGGACTCCAAGGTGATCGTCGCGATCAACAAGGATGCCGAAGCCCCGATCTTCTCGGTGGCCGACTATGGTCTGGTGGGCGACCT